One Trichormus variabilis 0441 genomic window, TCTTTCCCCCTCTGCTTTTTAAGTGCATATAAGCCTAAACTATAGAATCATGCTGTTGACGCGGCTAAAAAAATTAAAACTTCAATTCCCAAACTGCTAGAATGCTCGACTCATGGTTATAACCCTTGAGCAAAAATCATGGCAGGAATCACAAGTCGATAATCCTACATATTGACCAGGTAACTGTTAGCGGTTCTTAAGCATGGGGAAAAGCCTACACCTGTTAGTACGCTCTCACTCCCCAAACCCTTATTTGTTGCCTCAGGAAGCGAAAATTATTAAGTTTTACTAAAACTAGAGTTAGACTTAGCAACGAAAATATTACAACAGTCCCAAAAAATGTCATCCGACTGGATAAAAAATATTATTGAATCTCTAGGTTATTGGGGAATTGGTCTTTTAATGTTTGTGGAGAATCTGTTTCCGCCAATTCCTTCAGAATTAATCATGCCACTAGCAGGTTACACAGCCAACTTGCCAGGTTCAAAGCTGAACATTGTAGGTGTATTTATTGCTGGACTTTTAGGTTCTACAATTGGCGCACTTATCTGGTATTATCCAGGGAAGTTTTTGGGTGAACAGCGTTTACGATATTTAGCAGATAAATATGGCAAGTGGATTAGTGTATCTAGCCAAGATATAACCAAAGCAAAGCGCTGGTTTGACTCTCAAGGTAACAAGGCGGTTTTTATTGGTCGCTTAATTCCGGGAGTTCGGACTTTAATTTCCGTACCAGCAGGCATTAGCAATATGCCTTTGCTACCTTTTCTATTTTATACAACTTTAGGTAGCGCTGCTTGGGTTGGTTTGTTAACATACTCAGGATATCTTTTAGGTAGTCAGTATGAACTTGTGGATAAGTACCTTGCCCCTGTATCCAAAATTGTACTAGGGGCTTTAGTTCTGGTGTTTGTAGTCTGGGTACTCAAACGTAAGCGTAGAAACACCAGAATTTGAAGCAAAGTTCTTTTTTGTTTACAACTGGGGGTTACATCTGGTAAAAATTCGCCTACACTATGCCAAATAATGCTGAAGAAAGCGATCGCCTAAATTTTACTAAAATTTTAAAATTTGGCGTATTTATAGCTACACTTGACGAAACTCGGAAATTCTGGTATCCCCCATGTTTGTACGACGGGCATGATAACTTTTTACAGGTAAGTAAGCACGAGGAATTTTATGACAGACCAACCTTCCGCCGCTACCCCAATGAATGCTGCTGCCATCCCTTTAAACAGAGTGTCAGCATCTACCCCAATCAATGCAGCTCCAGCCAACAACAAGCCCAATAATGGTTCGAGCAAATCAATTCTCAGTGTTGACTTAGGCAGAACTTCCACAAAAACCTGTGTCAGCCGCGAACCCAATAACGTTGTGTTCGTACCCGCCAACGTCAAGCAAATGTCAATAGAACAAGTACGCGGGGGCGTTTTTGAAGCCCGTGCTACCGACCCGTTAATGGATTTGTGGTTGGAATATCAAGGCAAAGGCTATGCCGTTGGTCAATTAGCAGCAGACTTTGGGGCTAATTTGGGAGTAGGTCAATCTAAAGTAGAAGATGCACTAATTAAGGTACTGGCTAGTGCTGGCTACTTCAAACTCAAAGATGAAATTTCTGTTGTACTTGGTCTACCTTTTCTCTCGTTGGAACAATTTGAACGGGAAAAAGCACAGTTAACTAGCCAAGTCACCGGGCCTCATGTTCTCAACTTTCGAGGTGAATCTGTATCTTTGAATATCACCAAAGTTTGGGTCATGCCAGAAGGCTATGGTAGTCTTCTCTGGTCGGAAGCTCAACCTAAAAAAGGTGGTGCTAGTCCCGATTTTACAAAAATCTCCACAGCAATTGTTGATATTGGGCATCAAACTATTGATTTATTGATGGTCGATAATTTCCGCTTTGCACGCGGTGCTTCTAAGAGTGAAGATTTTGGCATGAACAAGTTCTATGAACTAGTAGCTGCCGAAATTGATGGTGCAGATAGTCAGTCTTTAGCCTTAATCTCTGCTGTTAACAAACCCAAAGGCGAACGCTTTTATCGTCCTAAAGGTGCTAGTAAACCAACCAACCTAGATGATTCTCTGCCCAACTTGATAGAGCAATTCTCTAGAGAAATTTGCAGTCGTGTGTTGGCTTGGTTGCCAGAACGTGTCACCGATGTGATTATCACAGGTGGTGGTGGGGAATTCTTCTGGGAAGATGTACAACGTCTACTTAAGGATGCTCAGATTAGCGCCCACTTAGCTGCTCCTTCTAGACAAGCGAACGCCTTGGGGCAGTATATTTATGGAGAGGCCCAATTATCCTCCAATCGTGCTGCTAGGGCTTAAAACGAATGTTCCAATGGTCAAAAAAAGTAGTTAAATCGGTTACGTTCAACCCAGAGGTCGCTGATGAAAGCTTGTTGGCGGTTGTAGAAAACTATCTAGAAAAACAACCGGAGAAGACCTTTAGCGACCTCTGCAAAGAAGCTTTGTGGCAAGCTCTATGCGTACCGGAATCTGTAAAACCAGCTCTCAGAACAACTACCACAGAGCCGGTTGAACAAAAAATCGATGAACTGCAACGTCAACTAGCTGACCTTGAGGAACGTTTTTTTGCCAAGGAATCTAATCGATTGGAATCGCTTGAGCGCCAGATTTTGCAGTTGACGCAACAACTGGCGCATCTCGCAATTATGGTGACAGAGCGACCTGTGGTTTACTCTCCACCCCAATCAGCACCAGCAGCAGATGTAGTAAACCCTCCTAATTATGCTGTTGAGTCAACAGAAGAAGTTGACCCGGTTATCAGTCGCTTAAGTCAATATCTAGATGATTTTTAACAGAAAACCATAATTGTCAGCCATTTATAAACTACGGCTATCAGTCCTTAATAGTATTCTATTAAGGATTATTAATATTTATTATCAGATTTAGAAACGTTGCACTGCAATGTCTGTACATACTGCATTCTGACCCATATGGTCTGCCTCTTTTGTTACTTGGGTGACTGTACAAATGCTAGAATCCTCAGGTGTAGACAGAGGATAATCTAATGCCAGTTATAGCTAGCTCTATCAAATTTGGTACAGACGGCTGGCGGGGTGTGATTGGTGATGAGTTCACCTTTGAACGCCTAGCTTTGGTTGCGCCAGTTGCCGCAAAAGTATTATATGATACTTATTACTCGACGGTGGGTAGCCGGACTATTATCGTCGGTTACGATCGCCGATTTATGGCAGAAGATTTTGCCCGTGCTGTCGCCGATGCTGTCACATCCGTGGGATTTGACGTTTTGCTCAGTGAAGGCTATGCACCAACCCCTGCGTTTAGTTGGGCGGCAAAACAACTCAATGCTTTGGGGGCGCTAGTTATTACAGCTAGTCATAATCCAGGGGCTTATTTAGGATTAAAAGTTAAAGGTTATTTTGGTGGTTCGGTATCGCCAGAAGTCACAAAAGATATAGAAGCATTATTATCAACAGGAGTACCACCCGCCGCCACTCCTGGCAAGTTAGAAACATTTGACCCTTGGCCTAGTTATACTCAGGGTTTAGAAGGCAAAGTTGATATTGCTAAAATTCGCAAAGCGATCGCCTCTGGTGAACTGACGGTGTTTGCTGATGTAATGCACGGCGCAGCAGCAACAGGCTTGGGGCGATTATTGGGCGAACGGGTACAGGAAATAAATAGCGATCGCGATCCTTTATTTGGTGGTGGTGCGCCGGAACCCTTACCCAAATACCTTTCCCTGTTATTTGAGACTATCCGCAAGCACCGAGAAACAAATCCATCAAGTTTATCTGTAGGGTTAGTGTTTGATGGTGACTGCGATCGCATCGCCGCCGTAGATGGAAACGCTAACTTTTTAAGTTCCCAAATTTTAATCCCCATCCTCATTGATCACTTGACTCAAAGACGCAACTTTACAGGGGAAATTGTCAAAACTGTCAGTGGTTCTGATTTAATTCCCAAAGTAGCCGCCCTACATAACTTGGCAATATTTGAAACAGCTGTTGGTTATAAATACATTGCTGACAGAATGTTAGCTGCGCCAGTGCTGTTAGGTGGTGAAGAATCGGGGGGAATTGGTTACGGTAGCCACATACCAGAACGGGACGCTTTATTATCAGCATTGTATGTCTTAGAGGCGATCGTTGAATCTGGGTTAGATTTAGGTGATTATTACCGTCAATTGCAAGAGCAAACAGGTTTTTCCTCTGCTTACGATCGCATCGATTTACCCTTGGCTAGTATGGATGTTAGAGCGCGTCTTTTACAACAACTACAAAGCCAGCCCTTAACTGAAATTGCAGGTAAAGCAGTAATTGACTGCAACACCACCGACGGCTATAAATTCCGCCTGGCAGATAATAGCTGGTTAATGATTCGCTTTAGTGGGACAGAACCAGTATTACGCCTTTACTGCGAAGCCTCTACCCTAGAACAAGTCCATCAAACTCTTGCTTGGGCAAAACACTGGGCAGAGTAAGATTTAGCTAATAGTCAATAGTTAATAGTCCATAGTCCAAAAGCTCTATTAACTGTTGACTGTTGACCACTGACCGTTGACTATTGACCAATGACTAAAATCCTCGTAGTAGCTACAAGTAACTCAGGTAAGTTGCGGGAAATGCAGGCTTATCTGGCAAATACCGACTGGAAATTAACTCTGAAGCCGCCAGAATTAGACGTTGAAGAGACAGGTGATACCTTTGCTGCCAATGCTTGTCTCAAAGCCTCTGAGGTTGCTAAAGCTACAGGAAACTGGGCGATCGCTGATGACTCTGGTTTACAAGTCGATGCCCTCAATGGCGTTCCTGGGGTATATTCTGCCCGTTATGGCAAAACCGATTCAGAGAGAATTTCTCGGTTACTAAAAGAATTAGATGGCGAAGTTAACCGAAAAGCGCAGTTTGTATGTGTCGTGGCGATCGCCTCTCCTGATGGAGCGATCACCCTGCAAGCAGAAGGTATTTGTCGTGGCGAAATTCTCCATGCACCCCGTGGTAGCGGTGGTTTC contains:
- a CDS encoding DedA family protein produces the protein MSSDWIKNIIESLGYWGIGLLMFVENLFPPIPSELIMPLAGYTANLPGSKLNIVGVFIAGLLGSTIGALIWYYPGKFLGEQRLRYLADKYGKWISVSSQDITKAKRWFDSQGNKAVFIGRLIPGVRTLISVPAGISNMPLLPFLFYTTLGSAAWVGLLTYSGYLLGSQYELVDKYLAPVSKIVLGALVLVFVVWVLKRKRRNTRI
- a CDS encoding ParM/StbA family protein; the protein is MTDQPSAATPMNAAAIPLNRVSASTPINAAPANNKPNNGSSKSILSVDLGRTSTKTCVSREPNNVVFVPANVKQMSIEQVRGGVFEARATDPLMDLWLEYQGKGYAVGQLAADFGANLGVGQSKVEDALIKVLASAGYFKLKDEISVVLGLPFLSLEQFEREKAQLTSQVTGPHVLNFRGESVSLNITKVWVMPEGYGSLLWSEAQPKKGGASPDFTKISTAIVDIGHQTIDLLMVDNFRFARGASKSEDFGMNKFYELVAAEIDGADSQSLALISAVNKPKGERFYRPKGASKPTNLDDSLPNLIEQFSREICSRVLAWLPERVTDVIITGGGGEFFWEDVQRLLKDAQISAHLAAPSRQANALGQYIYGEAQLSSNRAARA
- a CDS encoding phosphoglucomutase/phosphomannomutase family protein, which codes for MPVIASSIKFGTDGWRGVIGDEFTFERLALVAPVAAKVLYDTYYSTVGSRTIIVGYDRRFMAEDFARAVADAVTSVGFDVLLSEGYAPTPAFSWAAKQLNALGALVITASHNPGAYLGLKVKGYFGGSVSPEVTKDIEALLSTGVPPAATPGKLETFDPWPSYTQGLEGKVDIAKIRKAIASGELTVFADVMHGAAATGLGRLLGERVQEINSDRDPLFGGGAPEPLPKYLSLLFETIRKHRETNPSSLSVGLVFDGDCDRIAAVDGNANFLSSQILIPILIDHLTQRRNFTGEIVKTVSGSDLIPKVAALHNLAIFETAVGYKYIADRMLAAPVLLGGEESGGIGYGSHIPERDALLSALYVLEAIVESGLDLGDYYRQLQEQTGFSSAYDRIDLPLASMDVRARLLQQLQSQPLTEIAGKAVIDCNTTDGYKFRLADNSWLMIRFSGTEPVLRLYCEASTLEQVHQTLAWAKHWAE
- the rdgB gene encoding RdgB/HAM1 family non-canonical purine NTP pyrophosphatase; amino-acid sequence: MTKILVVATSNSGKLREMQAYLANTDWKLTLKPPELDVEETGDTFAANACLKASEVAKATGNWAIADDSGLQVDALNGVPGVYSARYGKTDSERISRLLKELDGEVNRKAQFVCVVAIASPDGAITLQAEGICRGEILHAPRGSGGFGYDPIFYVTEKQLTFAEMTPELKKSVSHRGKAFAALLPKMATVLSSSSE